From a region of the Paralichthys olivaceus isolate ysfri-2021 chromosome 4, ASM2471397v2, whole genome shotgun sequence genome:
- the ddhd2 gene encoding phospholipase DDHD2 isoform X3 has protein sequence MSSSPGEEGRLPQAAPSHNTQDLFDSPAPTEAAGNTPEDQVSPVLDASPSSTTSFEMIDMETVPAPYREVQPHWFFCRRANDNTSWLPFSREDSDKLEQACNSADEGEVVVAVDGERYDVHVKERKRYAVYWEQGPTEVRRCTWFYKGDKDTRFMPYSEDFGKSLEEAYMIAVTLDEWKTKLDFPTGETVILHNPKLIMQYQPIGLQDEWMTSPSEQTRPRTVKRGVENIIVEIPEGEPEKVDHLVFMVHGIGPACDLRFRSIIQCVNDFRSASLSLLASHYKRAQQDGQVSRVEFLPVNWHSALHGDATGVDEDIQRITLPSISRLRHFTNDTLLDLFFYNSPTYCQTIVDTVASEINRLHTLFKQRHPEFTGAVSVVGHSLGSLILFDMLTNQVAGSEAREGMPSSETCHLNYDTLEQTLTRLGLEQYLDTLQAENLDLESLSLCHDSDLKVLGIPLGPRKKILKYAKRKWLPEDCKTGTVHLAPGLQFPSQVTNDHDGNQSSGVTPQQSQFHRTQSVTSAVDYEYFDVGIGQVSIDYPQLAFRPQTFFAFGSPIGMFLTVRGLKRIDPNYTFPTCKSFYNIYHPYDPVAYRIEPMIVSEVDLEPMLIPHHKGRKRMHLELKDSLTRMSMDLKNNVLGSLRTAWQSFSRLPAAAALPPVEEGETTIERNLEETHASAAVTASSESEEKSADFWTKILEWPRALHKHYFQGVCEEVESSVSAEQQSEIKVGMLNGGRRIDYVLQEKPIESFNEYLFAIQSHLCYWESEDTALLLLKEIYDKQGVAFEQPQQ, from the exons ATGTCATCCAGTCCTGGTGAAGAGGGGCGTCTTCCTCAGGCTGCCCCAAGCCACAACACCCAAGACCTGTTTGACAGCCCCGCTCCAACCGAGGCTGCAGGGAACACACCCGAGGATCAG GTGTCGCCTGTGTTGGACGCCTCTCCTTCTTCCACTACCTCCTTTGAGATGATCGACATGGAGACAGTCCCAGCTCCTTACAGAGAAGTGCAGCCTCACTGGTTCTTCTGTCGACGGGCAAATGACAACACCTCCTGGCTTCCTTTCAGCAGAGAAGACTCTGACAAACTAGAACAGGCCTGTAACTCTG CAGATgagggggaggtggtggtggctgTGGATGGAGAGCGGTATGATGTACACGTCAAGGAGAGGAAACGCTATGCTGTGTACTGGGAGCAAGGTCCCACTGAAGTCCGCCGCTGTACCTGGTTCTACAAAGGAGATAAAGACACCAGGTTCATGCCTTACTCTGAGGACTTCGGCAAAAGCCTGGAG GAGGCTTATATGATAGCAGTGACGTTGGATGAATGGAAGACGAAACTGGACTTTCCCACTGGAGAGACTGTTATCTTACACAATCCCAAA CTTATAATGCAATATCAGCCAATTGGATTGCAAGATGAGTGGATGACCTCCCCCTCAGAGCAAACCCGACCTCGAACAGTCAAGAGAGGAGTAGAAAACATCATTGTAGAGATACCTGAAG GTGAACCAGAAAAAGTGGACCACCTTGTTTTTATGGTGCATGGCATTGGTCCTGCGTGTGACTTGCGCTTCAGATCCATCATACAGTGTG TAAATGACTTCAGGAGTGCTTCTCTGTCCCTCCTGGCCTCTCATTATAAACGGGCTCAGCAAGATGGCCAGGTGAGCAGAGTTGAGTTCCTCCCAGTCAACTGGCACAGCGCTCTACATGGGGATGCCACTGGTGTGGATGA GGACATCCAGAGGATCACTCTTCCCAGTATCAGCAGACTGAGACATTTCACCAACGACACTCTGCTGGACCTGTTTTTCTATAACAGCCCCACCTACTGCCAGACCATAGTGGACACAGTAGCCTCAGAGATCAACAGGCTACACACCCTCTTTAAACAGAGACACCCAGAATTCACTGGGGCAGTTTCAGTAGTGGGCCATAGTCTGG GTTCACTCATCCTGTTTGACATGCTAACCAACCAGGTGGCAGGATCAGAGGCCAGAGAGGGG ATGCCTTCCAGTGAGACGTGTCATTTGAACTATGACACATTGGAGCAGACTCTGACTAGACTGGGCCTCGAGCAGTACCTGGATACACTGCAGGCTGAAAACCTCGACCTGGAATCCCtg tCTCTTTGCCATGACAGTGATCTCAAAGTGTTAGGAATTCCTCTTGGACCTCGGAAGAAGATCCTGAAGTACGCCAAAAGAAAATGGCTTCCAGAG GATTGTAAGACAGGGACTGTGCATCTGGCACCAGGGTTGCAATTTCCATCCCAAGTGACTAATGATCATGATGGTAACCAATCCTCCGGAGTGACGCCGCAGCAGTCCCAGTTTCATAGGACGCAGTCTGTCACCAGCGCAGTGGATTATGAATACTTTGACGTGGGCATCGGACAG GTATCTATTGATTACCCACAGCTAGCATTCCGCCCTCAGACCTTTTTTGCATTTGGCTCTCCCATTGGAATGTTCCTCACTGTTCGTGGCCTGAAACGCATCGACCCGAACTACACCTTCCCCACCTGCAAGAGCTTTTACAACATCTACCACCCG TATGACCCTGTGGCCTATCGGATAGAGCCCATGATTGTTTCAGAGGTGGACCTGGAGCCCATGCTAATCCCTCACCATAAAGGCCGCAAGCGGATGCACCTGG AACTAAAGGATAGCTTGACCCGTATGAGCATggatttgaaaaacaatgtcTTGGGATCATTACGGACGGCATGGCAGTCTTTTTCCAGACtccctgctgcagcagcactgcccCCAGTGGAGGAAGGGGAAACTACAATAGAGAGAAACCTTGAGGAGACACACG CCTCAGCGGCAGTTACTGCTTCTTCTGAGAGTGAAGAGAAAAGTGCTGATTTTTGGACTAAAATACTGGAGTGGCCCAGGGCCCTTCATAAGCATTACTTCCAAG gagtgtgtgaggAAGTAGAGTCCTCAGtgtcagcagagcagcagtCAGAGATAAAAGTGGGGATGTTGAACGGAGGACGAAGGATTGACTATGTACTTCAGGAGAAACCCATCGAGAGCTTTAACGAATACCTGTTCGCCATCCAGTCACATCTGTGTTACTG GGAATCTGAGGACACAGCTCTCCTCCTGCTGAAGGAGATCTATGACAAGCAGGGTGTGGCCTTTGAACAGCCTCAACAGTAA
- the ddhd2 gene encoding phospholipase DDHD2 isoform X2, with protein MSSSPGEEGRLPQAAPSHNTQDLFDSPAPTEAAGNTPEDQVSPVLDASPSSTTSFEMIDMETVPAPYREVQPHWFFCRRANDNTSWLPFSREDSDKLEQACNSDEGEVVVAVDGERYDVHVKERKRYAVYWEQGPTEVRRCTWFYKGDKDTRFMPYSEDFGKSLEEAYMIAVTLDEWKTKLDFPTGETVILHNPKLIMQYQPIGLQDEWMTSPSEQTRPRTVKRGVENIIVEIPEGEPEKVDHLVFMVHGIGPACDLRFRSIIQCVNDFRSASLSLLASHYKRAQQDGQVSRVEFLPVNWHSALHGDATGVDEDIQRITLPSISRLRHFTNDTLLDLFFYNSPTYCQTIVDTVASEINRLHTLFKQRHPEFTGAVSVVGHSLGSLILFDMLTNQVAGSEAREGMPSSETCHLNYDTLEQTLTRLGLEQYLDTLQAENLDLESLSLCHDSDLKVLGIPLGPRKKILKYAKRKWLPEDCKTGTVHLAPGLQFPSQVTNDHDGNQSSGVTPQQSQFHRTQSVTSAVDYEYFDVGIGQTNGGIAKGQVSIDYPQLAFRPQTFFAFGSPIGMFLTVRGLKRIDPNYTFPTCKSFYNIYHPYDPVAYRIEPMIVSEVDLEPMLIPHHKGRKRMHLELKDSLTRMSMDLKNNVLGSLRTAWQSFSRLPAAAALPPVEEGETTIERNLEETHASAAVTASSESEEKSADFWTKILEWPRALHKHYFQGVCEEVESSVSAEQQSEIKVGMLNGGRRIDYVLQEKPIESFNEYLFAIQSHLCYWESEDTALLLLKEIYDKQGVAFEQPQQ; from the exons ATGTCATCCAGTCCTGGTGAAGAGGGGCGTCTTCCTCAGGCTGCCCCAAGCCACAACACCCAAGACCTGTTTGACAGCCCCGCTCCAACCGAGGCTGCAGGGAACACACCCGAGGATCAG GTGTCGCCTGTGTTGGACGCCTCTCCTTCTTCCACTACCTCCTTTGAGATGATCGACATGGAGACAGTCCCAGCTCCTTACAGAGAAGTGCAGCCTCACTGGTTCTTCTGTCGACGGGCAAATGACAACACCTCCTGGCTTCCTTTCAGCAGAGAAGACTCTGACAAACTAGAACAGGCCTGTAACTCTG ATgagggggaggtggtggtggctgTGGATGGAGAGCGGTATGATGTACACGTCAAGGAGAGGAAACGCTATGCTGTGTACTGGGAGCAAGGTCCCACTGAAGTCCGCCGCTGTACCTGGTTCTACAAAGGAGATAAAGACACCAGGTTCATGCCTTACTCTGAGGACTTCGGCAAAAGCCTGGAG GAGGCTTATATGATAGCAGTGACGTTGGATGAATGGAAGACGAAACTGGACTTTCCCACTGGAGAGACTGTTATCTTACACAATCCCAAA CTTATAATGCAATATCAGCCAATTGGATTGCAAGATGAGTGGATGACCTCCCCCTCAGAGCAAACCCGACCTCGAACAGTCAAGAGAGGAGTAGAAAACATCATTGTAGAGATACCTGAAG GTGAACCAGAAAAAGTGGACCACCTTGTTTTTATGGTGCATGGCATTGGTCCTGCGTGTGACTTGCGCTTCAGATCCATCATACAGTGTG TAAATGACTTCAGGAGTGCTTCTCTGTCCCTCCTGGCCTCTCATTATAAACGGGCTCAGCAAGATGGCCAGGTGAGCAGAGTTGAGTTCCTCCCAGTCAACTGGCACAGCGCTCTACATGGGGATGCCACTGGTGTGGATGA GGACATCCAGAGGATCACTCTTCCCAGTATCAGCAGACTGAGACATTTCACCAACGACACTCTGCTGGACCTGTTTTTCTATAACAGCCCCACCTACTGCCAGACCATAGTGGACACAGTAGCCTCAGAGATCAACAGGCTACACACCCTCTTTAAACAGAGACACCCAGAATTCACTGGGGCAGTTTCAGTAGTGGGCCATAGTCTGG GTTCACTCATCCTGTTTGACATGCTAACCAACCAGGTGGCAGGATCAGAGGCCAGAGAGGGG ATGCCTTCCAGTGAGACGTGTCATTTGAACTATGACACATTGGAGCAGACTCTGACTAGACTGGGCCTCGAGCAGTACCTGGATACACTGCAGGCTGAAAACCTCGACCTGGAATCCCtg tCTCTTTGCCATGACAGTGATCTCAAAGTGTTAGGAATTCCTCTTGGACCTCGGAAGAAGATCCTGAAGTACGCCAAAAGAAAATGGCTTCCAGAG GATTGTAAGACAGGGACTGTGCATCTGGCACCAGGGTTGCAATTTCCATCCCAAGTGACTAATGATCATGATGGTAACCAATCCTCCGGAGTGACGCCGCAGCAGTCCCAGTTTCATAGGACGCAGTCTGTCACCAGCGCAGTGGATTATGAATACTTTGACGTGGGCATCGGACAG ACCAATGGAGGTATAGCCAAGGGGCAG GTATCTATTGATTACCCACAGCTAGCATTCCGCCCTCAGACCTTTTTTGCATTTGGCTCTCCCATTGGAATGTTCCTCACTGTTCGTGGCCTGAAACGCATCGACCCGAACTACACCTTCCCCACCTGCAAGAGCTTTTACAACATCTACCACCCG TATGACCCTGTGGCCTATCGGATAGAGCCCATGATTGTTTCAGAGGTGGACCTGGAGCCCATGCTAATCCCTCACCATAAAGGCCGCAAGCGGATGCACCTGG AACTAAAGGATAGCTTGACCCGTATGAGCATggatttgaaaaacaatgtcTTGGGATCATTACGGACGGCATGGCAGTCTTTTTCCAGACtccctgctgcagcagcactgcccCCAGTGGAGGAAGGGGAAACTACAATAGAGAGAAACCTTGAGGAGACACACG CCTCAGCGGCAGTTACTGCTTCTTCTGAGAGTGAAGAGAAAAGTGCTGATTTTTGGACTAAAATACTGGAGTGGCCCAGGGCCCTTCATAAGCATTACTTCCAAG gagtgtgtgaggAAGTAGAGTCCTCAGtgtcagcagagcagcagtCAGAGATAAAAGTGGGGATGTTGAACGGAGGACGAAGGATTGACTATGTACTTCAGGAGAAACCCATCGAGAGCTTTAACGAATACCTGTTCGCCATCCAGTCACATCTGTGTTACTG GGAATCTGAGGACACAGCTCTCCTCCTGCTGAAGGAGATCTATGACAAGCAGGGTGTGGCCTTTGAACAGCCTCAACAGTAA
- the ddhd2 gene encoding phospholipase DDHD2 isoform X1: MSSSPGEEGRLPQAAPSHNTQDLFDSPAPTEAAGNTPEDQVSPVLDASPSSTTSFEMIDMETVPAPYREVQPHWFFCRRANDNTSWLPFSREDSDKLEQACNSADEGEVVVAVDGERYDVHVKERKRYAVYWEQGPTEVRRCTWFYKGDKDTRFMPYSEDFGKSLEEAYMIAVTLDEWKTKLDFPTGETVILHNPKLIMQYQPIGLQDEWMTSPSEQTRPRTVKRGVENIIVEIPEGEPEKVDHLVFMVHGIGPACDLRFRSIIQCVNDFRSASLSLLASHYKRAQQDGQVSRVEFLPVNWHSALHGDATGVDEDIQRITLPSISRLRHFTNDTLLDLFFYNSPTYCQTIVDTVASEINRLHTLFKQRHPEFTGAVSVVGHSLGSLILFDMLTNQVAGSEAREGMPSSETCHLNYDTLEQTLTRLGLEQYLDTLQAENLDLESLSLCHDSDLKVLGIPLGPRKKILKYAKRKWLPEDCKTGTVHLAPGLQFPSQVTNDHDGNQSSGVTPQQSQFHRTQSVTSAVDYEYFDVGIGQTNGGIAKGQVSIDYPQLAFRPQTFFAFGSPIGMFLTVRGLKRIDPNYTFPTCKSFYNIYHPYDPVAYRIEPMIVSEVDLEPMLIPHHKGRKRMHLELKDSLTRMSMDLKNNVLGSLRTAWQSFSRLPAAAALPPVEEGETTIERNLEETHASAAVTASSESEEKSADFWTKILEWPRALHKHYFQGVCEEVESSVSAEQQSEIKVGMLNGGRRIDYVLQEKPIESFNEYLFAIQSHLCYWESEDTALLLLKEIYDKQGVAFEQPQQ, translated from the exons ATGTCATCCAGTCCTGGTGAAGAGGGGCGTCTTCCTCAGGCTGCCCCAAGCCACAACACCCAAGACCTGTTTGACAGCCCCGCTCCAACCGAGGCTGCAGGGAACACACCCGAGGATCAG GTGTCGCCTGTGTTGGACGCCTCTCCTTCTTCCACTACCTCCTTTGAGATGATCGACATGGAGACAGTCCCAGCTCCTTACAGAGAAGTGCAGCCTCACTGGTTCTTCTGTCGACGGGCAAATGACAACACCTCCTGGCTTCCTTTCAGCAGAGAAGACTCTGACAAACTAGAACAGGCCTGTAACTCTG CAGATgagggggaggtggtggtggctgTGGATGGAGAGCGGTATGATGTACACGTCAAGGAGAGGAAACGCTATGCTGTGTACTGGGAGCAAGGTCCCACTGAAGTCCGCCGCTGTACCTGGTTCTACAAAGGAGATAAAGACACCAGGTTCATGCCTTACTCTGAGGACTTCGGCAAAAGCCTGGAG GAGGCTTATATGATAGCAGTGACGTTGGATGAATGGAAGACGAAACTGGACTTTCCCACTGGAGAGACTGTTATCTTACACAATCCCAAA CTTATAATGCAATATCAGCCAATTGGATTGCAAGATGAGTGGATGACCTCCCCCTCAGAGCAAACCCGACCTCGAACAGTCAAGAGAGGAGTAGAAAACATCATTGTAGAGATACCTGAAG GTGAACCAGAAAAAGTGGACCACCTTGTTTTTATGGTGCATGGCATTGGTCCTGCGTGTGACTTGCGCTTCAGATCCATCATACAGTGTG TAAATGACTTCAGGAGTGCTTCTCTGTCCCTCCTGGCCTCTCATTATAAACGGGCTCAGCAAGATGGCCAGGTGAGCAGAGTTGAGTTCCTCCCAGTCAACTGGCACAGCGCTCTACATGGGGATGCCACTGGTGTGGATGA GGACATCCAGAGGATCACTCTTCCCAGTATCAGCAGACTGAGACATTTCACCAACGACACTCTGCTGGACCTGTTTTTCTATAACAGCCCCACCTACTGCCAGACCATAGTGGACACAGTAGCCTCAGAGATCAACAGGCTACACACCCTCTTTAAACAGAGACACCCAGAATTCACTGGGGCAGTTTCAGTAGTGGGCCATAGTCTGG GTTCACTCATCCTGTTTGACATGCTAACCAACCAGGTGGCAGGATCAGAGGCCAGAGAGGGG ATGCCTTCCAGTGAGACGTGTCATTTGAACTATGACACATTGGAGCAGACTCTGACTAGACTGGGCCTCGAGCAGTACCTGGATACACTGCAGGCTGAAAACCTCGACCTGGAATCCCtg tCTCTTTGCCATGACAGTGATCTCAAAGTGTTAGGAATTCCTCTTGGACCTCGGAAGAAGATCCTGAAGTACGCCAAAAGAAAATGGCTTCCAGAG GATTGTAAGACAGGGACTGTGCATCTGGCACCAGGGTTGCAATTTCCATCCCAAGTGACTAATGATCATGATGGTAACCAATCCTCCGGAGTGACGCCGCAGCAGTCCCAGTTTCATAGGACGCAGTCTGTCACCAGCGCAGTGGATTATGAATACTTTGACGTGGGCATCGGACAG ACCAATGGAGGTATAGCCAAGGGGCAG GTATCTATTGATTACCCACAGCTAGCATTCCGCCCTCAGACCTTTTTTGCATTTGGCTCTCCCATTGGAATGTTCCTCACTGTTCGTGGCCTGAAACGCATCGACCCGAACTACACCTTCCCCACCTGCAAGAGCTTTTACAACATCTACCACCCG TATGACCCTGTGGCCTATCGGATAGAGCCCATGATTGTTTCAGAGGTGGACCTGGAGCCCATGCTAATCCCTCACCATAAAGGCCGCAAGCGGATGCACCTGG AACTAAAGGATAGCTTGACCCGTATGAGCATggatttgaaaaacaatgtcTTGGGATCATTACGGACGGCATGGCAGTCTTTTTCCAGACtccctgctgcagcagcactgcccCCAGTGGAGGAAGGGGAAACTACAATAGAGAGAAACCTTGAGGAGACACACG CCTCAGCGGCAGTTACTGCTTCTTCTGAGAGTGAAGAGAAAAGTGCTGATTTTTGGACTAAAATACTGGAGTGGCCCAGGGCCCTTCATAAGCATTACTTCCAAG gagtgtgtgaggAAGTAGAGTCCTCAGtgtcagcagagcagcagtCAGAGATAAAAGTGGGGATGTTGAACGGAGGACGAAGGATTGACTATGTACTTCAGGAGAAACCCATCGAGAGCTTTAACGAATACCTGTTCGCCATCCAGTCACATCTGTGTTACTG GGAATCTGAGGACACAGCTCTCCTCCTGCTGAAGGAGATCTATGACAAGCAGGGTGTGGCCTTTGAACAGCCTCAACAGTAA
- the ddhd2 gene encoding phospholipase DDHD2 isoform X6: MSSSPGEEGRLPQAAPSHNTQDLFDSPAPTEAAGNTPEDQVSPVLDASPSSTTSFEMIDMETVPAPYREVQPHWFFCRRANDNTSWLPFSREDSDKLEQACNSDEGEVVVAVDGERYDVHVKERKRYAVYWEQGPTEVRRCTWFYKGDKDTRFMPYSEDFGKSLEEAYMIAVTLDEWKTKLDFPTGETVILHNPKLIMQYQPIGLQDEWMTSPSEQTRPRTVKRGVENIIVEIPEGEPEKVDHLVFMVHGIGPACDLRFRSIIQCVNDFRSASLSLLASHYKRAQQDGQVSRVEFLPVNWHSALHGDATGVDEDIQRITLPSISRLRHFTNDTLLDLFFYNSPTYCQTIVDTVASEINRLHTLFKQRHPEFTGAVSVVGHSLGSLILFDMLTNQVAGSEAREGMPSSETCHLNYDTLEQTLTRLGLEQYLDTLQAENLDLESLSLCHDSDLKVLGIPLGPRKKILKYAKRKWLPEDCKTGTVHLAPGLQFPSQVTNDHDGNQSSGVTPQQSQFHRTQSVTSAVDYEYFDVGIGQVSIDYPQLAFRPQTFFAFGSPIGMFLTVRGLKRIDPNYTFPTCKSFYNIYHPYDPVAYRIEPMIVSEVDLEPMLIPHHKGRKRMHLELKDSLTRMSMDLKNNVLGSLRTAWQSFSRLPAAAALPPVEEGETTIERNLEETHGVCEEVESSVSAEQQSEIKVGMLNGGRRIDYVLQEKPIESFNEYLFAIQSHLCYWESEDTALLLLKEIYDKQGVAFEQPQQ; the protein is encoded by the exons ATGTCATCCAGTCCTGGTGAAGAGGGGCGTCTTCCTCAGGCTGCCCCAAGCCACAACACCCAAGACCTGTTTGACAGCCCCGCTCCAACCGAGGCTGCAGGGAACACACCCGAGGATCAG GTGTCGCCTGTGTTGGACGCCTCTCCTTCTTCCACTACCTCCTTTGAGATGATCGACATGGAGACAGTCCCAGCTCCTTACAGAGAAGTGCAGCCTCACTGGTTCTTCTGTCGACGGGCAAATGACAACACCTCCTGGCTTCCTTTCAGCAGAGAAGACTCTGACAAACTAGAACAGGCCTGTAACTCTG ATgagggggaggtggtggtggctgTGGATGGAGAGCGGTATGATGTACACGTCAAGGAGAGGAAACGCTATGCTGTGTACTGGGAGCAAGGTCCCACTGAAGTCCGCCGCTGTACCTGGTTCTACAAAGGAGATAAAGACACCAGGTTCATGCCTTACTCTGAGGACTTCGGCAAAAGCCTGGAG GAGGCTTATATGATAGCAGTGACGTTGGATGAATGGAAGACGAAACTGGACTTTCCCACTGGAGAGACTGTTATCTTACACAATCCCAAA CTTATAATGCAATATCAGCCAATTGGATTGCAAGATGAGTGGATGACCTCCCCCTCAGAGCAAACCCGACCTCGAACAGTCAAGAGAGGAGTAGAAAACATCATTGTAGAGATACCTGAAG GTGAACCAGAAAAAGTGGACCACCTTGTTTTTATGGTGCATGGCATTGGTCCTGCGTGTGACTTGCGCTTCAGATCCATCATACAGTGTG TAAATGACTTCAGGAGTGCTTCTCTGTCCCTCCTGGCCTCTCATTATAAACGGGCTCAGCAAGATGGCCAGGTGAGCAGAGTTGAGTTCCTCCCAGTCAACTGGCACAGCGCTCTACATGGGGATGCCACTGGTGTGGATGA GGACATCCAGAGGATCACTCTTCCCAGTATCAGCAGACTGAGACATTTCACCAACGACACTCTGCTGGACCTGTTTTTCTATAACAGCCCCACCTACTGCCAGACCATAGTGGACACAGTAGCCTCAGAGATCAACAGGCTACACACCCTCTTTAAACAGAGACACCCAGAATTCACTGGGGCAGTTTCAGTAGTGGGCCATAGTCTGG GTTCACTCATCCTGTTTGACATGCTAACCAACCAGGTGGCAGGATCAGAGGCCAGAGAGGGG ATGCCTTCCAGTGAGACGTGTCATTTGAACTATGACACATTGGAGCAGACTCTGACTAGACTGGGCCTCGAGCAGTACCTGGATACACTGCAGGCTGAAAACCTCGACCTGGAATCCCtg tCTCTTTGCCATGACAGTGATCTCAAAGTGTTAGGAATTCCTCTTGGACCTCGGAAGAAGATCCTGAAGTACGCCAAAAGAAAATGGCTTCCAGAG GATTGTAAGACAGGGACTGTGCATCTGGCACCAGGGTTGCAATTTCCATCCCAAGTGACTAATGATCATGATGGTAACCAATCCTCCGGAGTGACGCCGCAGCAGTCCCAGTTTCATAGGACGCAGTCTGTCACCAGCGCAGTGGATTATGAATACTTTGACGTGGGCATCGGACAG GTATCTATTGATTACCCACAGCTAGCATTCCGCCCTCAGACCTTTTTTGCATTTGGCTCTCCCATTGGAATGTTCCTCACTGTTCGTGGCCTGAAACGCATCGACCCGAACTACACCTTCCCCACCTGCAAGAGCTTTTACAACATCTACCACCCG TATGACCCTGTGGCCTATCGGATAGAGCCCATGATTGTTTCAGAGGTGGACCTGGAGCCCATGCTAATCCCTCACCATAAAGGCCGCAAGCGGATGCACCTGG AACTAAAGGATAGCTTGACCCGTATGAGCATggatttgaaaaacaatgtcTTGGGATCATTACGGACGGCATGGCAGTCTTTTTCCAGACtccctgctgcagcagcactgcccCCAGTGGAGGAAGGGGAAACTACAATAGAGAGAAACCTTGAGGAGACACACG gagtgtgtgaggAAGTAGAGTCCTCAGtgtcagcagagcagcagtCAGAGATAAAAGTGGGGATGTTGAACGGAGGACGAAGGATTGACTATGTACTTCAGGAGAAACCCATCGAGAGCTTTAACGAATACCTGTTCGCCATCCAGTCACATCTGTGTTACTG GGAATCTGAGGACACAGCTCTCCTCCTGCTGAAGGAGATCTATGACAAGCAGGGTGTGGCCTTTGAACAGCCTCAACAGTAA